In the genome of Chitinivorax sp. B, the window TTTGTCGCAGAGAGATACCCAATACAAAATTGTGCAATAAACCCATAAAACCAACAGACGGCCCAGGCTTACCGGTGGCGGGCTTACCCTTATCATTCGTTTTGCCTGGATAACCGGGGGTCAGGACCACACTGTTGTCGGTTTTTTTACCCCCCAAGGCAAACCCCATTTGCACCAGCAACAGTAATGCCTTGTCGCCATCATCAAGCTGCCCTTCGCGCTGGCTTTGTGTCAGTACGGTGGTATTACCTGTAGACACCTCTGGCAGCACAGTACCAAAGCTTTTGCGCTCAGCATGAGCGATGGCCGGCATCTGCAGGAATGGCATATCCCCATAGAGATAGAATCGGTCATGCCACTGGCGCAGATAAGCTAAACAACTGCCCGCCAAGTCATTTTCACTCATCACTTGCCAGCCGATATCGTCATCCGGCGTGGTCGCCGCTTGAGCAATGGCCAGTAATAACTTCATCACTGCGATTTTTTGCACCGGGTTACCACCGAGTGCCCGGTAACTAGCGCTGCCAAACAATTGCGCCAAGCTGACTCGCCCAATATCGGCCACGGGCAGCCATGGCTCGTCAATCAAATTGAAACGGTTTTCCATGATTTAATCCTTATTACGTAATACGCTGATAACCCAAATCATCTCGATAACGATACTGGCGTACGCCAGGGAAGGCTTGTCCATCCAAGGTACAAATACCATCCAGGTCATCGACCAATGCCACTCGCAACAAGGCATCTTCAAACTCAGGGTCACCTAGATAAAAAACATGGTGCAGACCCAGTGCTTCCAGTTTCTGCCGATCACAAGCCGGTGGAGCGGCATTTGGCCGTAAACTGAGTAACTCGTGCTGCAAGCAGATGCTCAATTGGCGCCAGTCTGCCAGTGCAAGTTGATGGCGGCGTTGAGGTAGCTCAACAACACTGCCATCAAGCAGCGTCAACCTGGTCATGGGCTGTCCAGGTATCATTCTGATACCGCGCAATAACAGCGTATCCAGAGCATCCTGCTCGCTGTAACGGGTTTGTACTGCTACATCGGATTCGACATTCCCTGTTGTCGCGAGTGTGGCCTGGGCAAGTCGCTGCAAATCCTGCCGCCCAAGTCGACGTTGTGTACCCCGCCGGGTACTGTGCTCCAGCTCATACAGCCATCGTGCCATATCGCCGGTTTCTTCCTTTAATGCGTAAGTTGCTTCAATCAGACTTCGAATGTCATCTGGCAAGGTAATCGCCGTCAGCGATTGCCAGCATTGCAAGCTACGGCACAGCACATAAGGGCTATACACTGCAGCGCTATCGCCAAAGGCCATCTGTGGGTTGGCGATGGCATCAGGTAGAACTGGGGTAAGCAACCAAGCTTCCGGACGCGTATCAAAAGGACGCGGTGTGTCATCGTGTCGCCATAGGCGACCCAACCGTTGCAACAGCATGTCGGTGGGGGCAAAACGGGTAATCAGGAAATCAGCGTCGATATCTAGGGATTGCTCCAGCACTTGGGTGCCAACCAAGATTCGCCCGTGTAAGCGACGTTGCGGCCAGCCTGCTTTACCGAAAAGGCCTACCCACTTATCCTCATTTTGCTGCCGGTGCGTATGAGTAAAGCGAGCATGCAACAGACCGCATTCCAGTCCAAGTGCTGCCGCGTGCACCGCCAACGTTTGATAAATAGTCTGGGCATCGGCTACAGTGTTTTCCACCCACAGTACCTGTTGGCCCAGTTCAGCTCGTGAAAGGGCTTCATCCAGTGCAACCTTATCTTGTTGTTGCAGGCAGAGACTGATTCGACGTGGTAACGGCGGTACCGTTGGAATTTCGGTGAGTATCTTGGCACTACGGGGTATTGCAGAGATCAGCGGGTAGTCCTGCCGATCAACTTTAGTGCCGATCAACTGCTCACGACGTGCTTGCGCCAATGTGGCACTGAGAATAATGACGGTGCAACCCAGCTCACGTAGCAGCGTGACTAGGGCATCAAGGATGGTTCCCGTGTAGATATCATAACTGTGTACCTCATCCAGAATCACGACCTTACCGGCGAGGCCAAATGCCCGTACAAACCCATGCTTGACGTTCATCGCCGCCATTAATGCCTGATCAACTGTCCCTACCGCAAAAGGTGCTAAGAGTCCGCGTTTGGCATGATGGAACCAGGCACCACCGGGCCGACCCTCTTCACCCATGGCCGCTTGCATCAACCAAGCCCGACCATGTACCAGCAGCCCTTGGCGATGTCGGCAGTCTGGCTGAAGAATTGCCTCCAGAAACGGAATGAAACGCTCATACAATTTGTTGGAAGTCAGCTGGGTAGGCAGTGCAAAGTAAATACCGCAGGCCTTTCCCGATATCAGCATTTGGTACGCGGCATACAAAGCAGCCTCTGTTTTGCCTTGACCCATCGGCGCTTCCAGCACGTAAACACCGGGCTCGGTAATGCTGTCAATAAATGCCTGTTGCAGCGGTCGTGCATTAAAGCCAAAGATGTCAACAAAACGTAATTCATTCCGAAGCTTGGGGGGGACAAATCCTGCTTCATCCAATGCCCGTGCAATCAAGGGTTGCCAATCTTGATCCGGATCTTCGAACAGGCTGCCAGAACCAATCCAGTCCGCTACGCTGGTCAACCCCGCAAGCAGCCGCGCCTGTGAGGGGTGATCCAGTTGAGGCCAATCCAATCCCAATGCCGATTTGAGCTCGGCCACTAAATGTGCGCGCTCGGCTTGCCAGTTTTGTCCGCCGAACATTTCACAATCGGCTCGGTAAGTATCCGCCTTGGGACGAAAACCATGGTGTTGGCCCAATGCCTCTGCCAGCAAACGACTTGCCCCAATCGCCTCAGCCGCAACCTGACTGACACCGGCATGTCCTCCCCATTGCTTTTCCAATTCTGGAGAGACACCCGGTAACGGGAGCAACTTACTGCTCTTACTCGCTCGCCGTAGCTTTTCGTAAAAGGTTGGGCTCACCTTTCCAATATCGTGACAAGCCGCGACCAACGGTGCCCCGCTGGGGTACAGCTGTTGTAAGGTGTGGGGGAATCGAACTAGCAGTGCTTTGGCAACCTCGCCAACAATCCGGCAATGGGTGAAAACATCACGTCCAAGCATGACGCTACCATCTTGAGCAGAGTAAGTTTTAGCCGGGCAGAGCCGAAAAGAAACTGCTGTGGGCAGTTGGGAAGAGGTTGTCAATGGTGGGCGCGGCACGAAATTCTTTCGATGAGAGTAGGTCGGTTCAGCTCGCCTTCTTAAATCGCTTGACGAGCGAGCATGCCCTGCATGCTCTTTGTAGCCCTGGTCAGCAAGCGTCGTCAACACGACTTGCTATCCGTCACATTTCCCTTACTTGCAACCTACACATATTCCAATTTTTACCCCGAAACCTTGTAACCGTGGAAGTCAAGTTACTGCCATTTCATTACCTTTGTTTTTAAAGGAATAAAAGTAAAATAGAAGGGAGGTGGCAAGGCAAAGGCTTCCACGGTTAAAAATGGCAAGTCATGAAGAAGTGGGGACAAACCGTAGAATTTCACACCCAAGCCGTGAAATTGTTATGATAAAAAATCAATAAGTTAGATTGGCTTCCACGCTTTCCCACGGTTTTTTCTACTTGCTCAATCACGGTACTTTTGCCGGGCTTGGCTGACCTGACGCAAAATTGGCTTTACGTTGTCATAATTTGGGGGTTTTGGCTTCGATTGATTCGGTCGCTTATACGTGGCTGACCAACAAAGGGCTTTAGTAGATTGCAGATACCCTGATATCCTCAAAACCTACTACATATAGGTAATTCATGTTTTGAGATTGCCAAATGTTGGTGTCTTCCCCACGCCCGTGGGGGTGTTTCCGCCAAGCTGGCGTTGCTCGGGCTGCTCGTGCTGTCTTCCCCACGCCCGTGGGGGTGTTTCTACGTACGCAGTATTTGCAGACCGTCTGGTACAGTCTTCCCCACGCCCGTGGGGGTGTTTCCTCCTTGCATCAAATAGCGGCCATTCCGTTTCTGTCTTCCCCACGCCCGTGGGGGTGTTTCCTCACACTCAGCACCCACCACTGAGTAAGCCGGGTCTTCCCCACGCCCGTGGGGGTGTTTCGTGCGCAAAACAGACTTCCAATACTGGCATGGAGTCTTCCCCACGCCCGTGGGGGTGTTTCCTAAATCGTCGAAAACACCGTCCGCGTGTCTTGGTCTTCCCCACGCCCGTGGGGGTGTTTCTGTCACGACGGCGCCACCAGACGGCAGTGCCGTGTCTTCCCCACGCCCGTGGGGGTGTTTCTATGTAGGCGACAGGGTAGCGTCGTTCAAGGCAGTCTTCCCCACGCCCGTGGGGGTGTTTCCTGTGCTTTCTGCTCTAGCAAAGCCAGCCGCTCGTCTTCCCCACGCCCGTGGGGGTGTTTCTGTGATGCTGACATTACCGCCAGCGCCGATTGTGTCTTCCCCACGCCCGTGGGGGTGTTTCTTCACTTCATCGCAGCACAACACTGATAAGGAAGTCTTCCCCACGCCCGTGGGGGTGTTTCCACGTGGGCTACCGAGACCGGGAAGCCAACAATGTCTTCCCCACGCCCGTGGGGGTGTTTCCAAATAATGGCCGAGCCTATCGAGTGGGCCCCGGTCTTCCCCACGCCCGTGGGGGTGTTTCTGCAGCATGATGGCTACGGGCTTTATGCGGTCTGTCTTCCCCACGCCCGTGGGGGTGTTTCTACCTAAGGTACGCCGCTGGGAAGCTTGGGGTTGTCTTCCCCACGCCCGTGGGGGTGTTTCCAAACTCGGGTGGTACTGACGCCGCGTTACGTGGTCTTCCCCACGCCCGTGGGGGTGTTTCCCCTTTCTTGTCGTACTTCCTAACCTGAGTACCGTCTTCCCCACGCCCGTGGGGGTGTTTCTGTTCGGATGTTTCTCACATAAATCTGATCCATGTCTTCCCCACGCCCGTGGGGGTGTTTCCGTCTCTATCGCTTACGATATCGCCACTTGGACGTCTTCCCCACGCCCGTGGGGGTGTTTCCGTAACCGTTCGTGGGTCAGCGAGACAGGCTGCGTCTTCCCCACGCCCGTGGGGGTGTTTCCACTACGCCCGACGGGCGGCACTAAAGCGCGCAGTCTTCCCCACGCCCGTGGGGGTGTTTCTCACCACATCATCAGAGTTAAGCCGATTACGAAGTCTTCCCCACGCCCGTGGGGGTGTTTCCATCGTACTGGGTGGGGCTCAAGCTCAAGTCGGGTCTTCCCCACGCCCGTGGGGGTGTTTCCGCGCCGTCCATACCGAGCTCGTTACGAGATACGTCTTCCCCACGCCCGTGGGGGTGTTTCTGGCGGCTCATACCAGACGATTACAGCCAGCCCGTCTTCCCCACGCCCGTGGGGGTGTTTCCGAAATTGGTAGCCATCGTGCCATGTTGTACTGGTCTTCCCCACGCCCGTGGGGGTGTTTCTACGGATGCTCATAGCGCACGTCGGTGCCTACTGTCTTCCCCACGCCCGTGGGGGTGTTTCCGCAGTCGTAGTCGACTCGCCAACGGACGGGTCGTCTTCCCCACGCCCGTGGGGGTGTTTCCCCTATGCGGCGTAACGTCTCTATCGCTTACGAGTCTTCCCCACGCCCGTGGGGGTGTTTCGTTGTTGCGTGCCAAGGGCTGGCTAACATAGTGTCTTCCCCACGCCCGTGGGGGTGTTTCTGACGCGAAGCCCCTGATCGATAAGATAGTCGCGTCTTCCCCACGCCCGTGGGGGTGTTTCTCACAGCGAATGGCTGCAAGAAATGCCACATCAGTCTTCCCCACGCCCGTGGGGGTGTTTCCAGAGGCGAGTACACCCGGCAACTTACCGTGAGGTCTTCCCCACGTCCGTGGGGGTGTTTCCCTCGTGACGGCTATCAGTAACGCGAGTACGGCGTCTTCCCCACGCCCGTGGGGGTGTTTCCTTAGCGTAGGCTGTCGAAGCTGTAGCGAAGTCGTCTTCCCCACGCCCGTGGGGGTGTTTCGTAGCCGGAGGTGAGTGCGAAGTTGCATCCAACTACACACTAAGTTTGTATGATGCTTGGACACCGATTTAATCGAGGCACAGATTTCTACTGATTTCGCCATGTAAAATTAATTGTTTATTTGGGGGTATATAAATGGGTATCCAACCCAGAAGCCACAAACAAAAATAAATTAAAACAAAAACATAAAATCAATTAAACCCATCAATCCTTGATAGCCAGCTCCAGTCCTTCCTTCACTTCCTCCATCACCACATAGCTGCGTGACTCGGTCGCGCCGGGCAAGCGCAACAAGATATCGCCCAGCAATTTGCGATACAGCGACATATCGGCAATACGGGCCTTGATGAGGTAGTCAAAGTCACCAGAAACCAGATGACACTCCATGATCTCAGGTAGTTTGAGCACCTCACGCCGGAAAGCCTCGAAGATTTCGTCCGACTTGCTGGATAGGCGCAGCTCGACAAACACCAACAAGGAGGCCCCCATTGATATCGGGTTAAGCCGTGCGTAGTACCCCATGATCACGCCATCACGTTCCAGACGCTTGACGCGTTCGCTGCATGGGGTTGTTGACAATCCAACACGTTCAGCCAGATCAGTCATCGGAATGCGCCCTTCCTTTTGCAGGATTCGCAGAATTTTTCGATCGGTTCGATCCAATGCTTTGGGATTCACAGCAGTATTTTTCATTTTTTCTTGCACAATGCCTTCGCCACAGGAAATAGTCTGGCATAAGCATTCAATTATGGTGAATATTTCTATGCATTCATCAATATACTACGCCACATAACTGAATACACGGCCAGACGGTCGTTACGTTGGATGGAGCGAATAATGAAGGTACTGATTCTGGGCGGTGGCGTGATTGGGGTCACCAGTGCATATTACTTGGCCCAAGCGGGTTGCGACGTCACCTTGGTCGATCGCCAGGGCGGCCCTGCACTGGAAACCAGCTTTGCCAATGCCGGCCAGATTTCCCCTGGCTACGCGGCCCCATGGGCAGCGCCAGGCATCCCAGCCAAAGCCGTGAAATGGCTATTTCAAAAGCATGCCCCACTGGCCATTCGGCCGGACGGCACACTGAATCAACTGAAGTGGATGGGCAAGATGTTTGCCAATTGCAACGAAGCCCGCTACCACGTCAACAAAGGCCGCATGATGCGGCTGGCAGAATACAGCCGTGATGTGATCCGTGCATTACGTGCAGAAACCGGCCTGGAATATGAAGGTCGCAGTCTGGGTACCCTGCAGATTTTCCGCAGCCAGGAGCAAGTGGATGGTGCTGCAAAAGATATCGCAGTACTGAAAGAATGTGGTGTTCCGTTCGAGGTGCTGGATCGCAATGGTTGCGCCACAGCGGAGCCTGCACTGCAAGCAGTACGCGAAAAAATCGCCGGCGGGCTGCGGTTGCCCAATGATGAGACTGGCGACTGCCAGCTGTTTACTACCCGCCTCGCTGCCATGGCCGAAAAGCTTGGTGTCAAATTCCACTGGAACGTATCGATTGATGACGTCATCACAGATGGGCGCCGTGTCACTGGCGTACGTATCGGCCAGGAAACCCTGACTGCAGACCACTATGTAGTGGCCTTGGGCAGTTATACACCACTACTGATGCGCAAACTCGGGATGGATCTGCCTGTCTATCCAGTAAAAGGGTATTCACTGACCATTCCCGTACTGGATGGCAGCAAAACACCCGTCTCGACCATTCTGGACGAAACCTACAAGATCGCCCTGACCCGCTTCGACAACCGCATCCGCGTTGGCGGCATGGCCGAATTGGCCGGTTACGATCTCAGCCTGAACCCGCAGCGCCGGGCTACACTGGAAATGGTCGTTACCGACCTGTTCCCCGGTGGTGGCGATGTAGCGGCTGCCAGCTTCTGGACTGGTCTGCGACCAATGACACCGGATGGTACCCCGATCATTGGTGCCACCCCATTTGCCAATCTGTCGTTGAACACTGGCCACGGCACACTGGGATGGACCATGGCTTGCGGCTCTGGTCGATTGCTTGCCGACCTGATCACTGGTAAAACGCCAGAAATCAGCCCGGATGGACTTTCCATGGATCGTTATTCCCACGGCCAATCGGCCACCCAGCAAAGCTTGCGACCCGCGACCGCGTTCGAGGGCAAGGCATGAGGCCGGCTCGCGTCATCGTCGATTTGGCCGCATTGCGCCATAACTATCGTGTAGCCAAACAGTGTCATGGTGGCAAAGTGTTTGCCGTCATTAAAGCCAATGCCTATGGCCATGGTGCCGTGGCCTGTGCCAAAGCATTGGGGGCTGAGGCAGATGCCTTTGCCGTAGCCTGTATTGAAGAAGCGTTGGAATTACGCGCTGCCGGTATTCAACAGCCCATTCTGCTGCTGGAAGGGGTTTTCGAAGCCAATGAACTGGTATTGGTCAATCGGCATCAGTTATGGATTGCAGTAGCAACCCCAGAACAAGTTGCCATGATTGAGTGCACCCCGGTTGCTGCACCACTACACGTCTGGTTGAAAGTGGATAGTGGCATGCACCGCTTGGGCATCACACCCTCCGAAGCTGCAGACGTTGCCAAGCGTCTACAAGCCACCGGCAAACTCGCATCGCTGGTCTGGATGACCCATTTCGCCCGCGCTGACGAACCGGACGAAATAGCCACCCAGCATCAGACTGAGTGCTTCGATCAAGCCATGCTTGGCCAATCTGCAGCAGCCTCCTTGAGCAACTCAGCCGGCATTCTGGCCCACCCTCGCGCGCACCGTGAATGGGGCCGGGCGGGCATCATGCTGTACGGTTCATCGCCATTTGCAGAACGTTCGGCTGCAGAACTGGGTTTACGCCCGGTGATGCGATTTCTCAGTAAATTGATCAGTGTCCGCGATTTACCAGCAGGCGAAGCCATTGGTTATGGGGGCACTTTCGTGACGGACAAGCCAATGCGTGTCGGTGTGGTTGCCTGTGGTTATGCAGATGGTTACCCGCGCCATGCCAGCACAGGTACACCCGTTTCCATCAATGGCCGGTTGAGCCGCGTCATCGGTCGGGTATCGATGGATATGCTGGCAGTCGATCTAACGGATTTACCTGATGCCACTGTCGGCAGCACGGTTGAATTATGGGGCGAACATATCCCGGTTGATGCAGTTGCCAAACGCGCCGGCACCATCTCGTATGAACTGCTGTGCAATGTGAAACGCGCGGCATTCGAGTGGCAAGATGGCGATACACCTCAACAAGCCAGTTGACTATGTGTAACCCTTAATACAACAGGCCCGTTACGACGGGCCTGTTGTATTAAGGTGCAGTCCATCCTGTCAAAGCACCTGCAATCCTGTCTCTTCGATTGTTTCCGGTAGCATTTCTTTGATCAGCTGACGAATCATTGTTGCGGTCTGCGCTGGGTACTCCAATGGAAACAAATGACCACCAGTTACCTGTCTACACCGAATACCATGATGCCGGCGCATATTGTCGATATCGATGCGATGTACCAGATCTGATTCCCGGCCACTGACAAAAGCAGCGGGTACAGTCAAACGACCACGGGTTTCCGGGTATCGGTGTGGCAAGCTGCAATAAATCTGGTACTCGATGCGGGGATCAAATTTCAACCGTACCCCCTGCCCTGCGTCAATGGTGCCGTGATAGACATAATCCGCCAGGCACTGCGGATCAACCCTGGCAAAGAGCGACTTGGCCTGAAAATAACGAATGGCCTCCTGCTTGGACGGCCAATAGGCACGGCGTCGTTTGCAGACACCTGCCGGGGTAATGTACTCCATCATGCCCAATCGCTTTGACAACCCAACTGCAACTGACTTCAAACGCCCCATGATGGGCGAATCCAGCAAGATGATGGCCTTGAACAGATCAGGCCGTTGAATGGCTGTCAAGTAAGTGAGAAATCCCCCCAACGAATGCCCGACACCGATGACCGGATAAGATGCATTGCGCTCGATGTGATTGATCAATTCGGTAATCAGATGTGGCCAACCATCGGTTACCGGGTAATCGGGATTGTGGCCAATGGTATCGATATAGCCAATGCCGAACGAGCCCCGCAGGTGGTCGAACAATTTACAATAGCTGCCAGCCGGAAAACCGTTGGCGTGGGAAAACTGAATCCAGTCTTGA includes:
- a CDS encoding D-amino acid dehydrogenase, producing the protein MKVLILGGGVIGVTSAYYLAQAGCDVTLVDRQGGPALETSFANAGQISPGYAAPWAAPGIPAKAVKWLFQKHAPLAIRPDGTLNQLKWMGKMFANCNEARYHVNKGRMMRLAEYSRDVIRALRAETGLEYEGRSLGTLQIFRSQEQVDGAAKDIAVLKECGVPFEVLDRNGCATAEPALQAVREKIAGGLRLPNDETGDCQLFTTRLAAMAEKLGVKFHWNVSIDDVITDGRRVTGVRIGQETLTADHYVVALGSYTPLLMRKLGMDLPVYPVKGYSLTIPVLDGSKTPVSTILDETYKIALTRFDNRIRVGGMAELAGYDLSLNPQRRATLEMVVTDLFPGGGDVAAASFWTGLRPMTPDGTPIIGATPFANLSLNTGHGTLGWTMACGSGRLLADLITGKTPEISPDGLSMDRYSHGQSATQQSLRPATAFEGKA
- a CDS encoding alpha/beta hydrolase, with the translated sequence MTPQDPAPSHQDWIQFSHANGFPAGSYCKLFDHLRGSFGIGYIDTIGHNPDYPVTDGWPHLITELINHIERNASYPVIGVGHSLGGFLTYLTAIQRPDLFKAIILLDSPIMGRLKSVAVGLSKRLGMMEYITPAGVCKRRRAYWPSKQEAIRYFQAKSLFARVDPQCLADYVYHGTIDAGQGVRLKFDPRIEYQIYCSLPHRYPETRGRLTVPAAFVSGRESDLVHRIDIDNMRRHHGIRCRQVTGGHLFPLEYPAQTATMIRQLIKEMLPETIEETGLQVL
- the alr gene encoding alanine racemase: MRPARVIVDLAALRHNYRVAKQCHGGKVFAVIKANAYGHGAVACAKALGAEADAFAVACIEEALELRAAGIQQPILLLEGVFEANELVLVNRHQLWIAVATPEQVAMIECTPVAAPLHVWLKVDSGMHRLGITPSEAADVAKRLQATGKLASLVWMTHFARADEPDEIATQHQTECFDQAMLGQSAAASLSNSAGILAHPRAHREWGRAGIMLYGSSPFAERSAAELGLRPVMRFLSKLISVRDLPAGEAIGYGGTFVTDKPMRVGVVACGYADGYPRHASTGTPVSINGRLSRVIGRVSMDMLAVDLTDLPDATVGSTVELWGEHIPVDAVAKRAGTISYELLCNVKRAAFEWQDGDTPQQAS
- the cas3 gene encoding CRISPR-associated helicase Cas3', encoding MLGRDVFTHCRIVGEVAKALLVRFPHTLQQLYPSGAPLVAACHDIGKVSPTFYEKLRRASKSSKLLPLPGVSPELEKQWGGHAGVSQVAAEAIGASRLLAEALGQHHGFRPKADTYRADCEMFGGQNWQAERAHLVAELKSALGLDWPQLDHPSQARLLAGLTSVADWIGSGSLFEDPDQDWQPLIARALDEAGFVPPKLRNELRFVDIFGFNARPLQQAFIDSITEPGVYVLEAPMGQGKTEAALYAAYQMLISGKACGIYFALPTQLTSNKLYERFIPFLEAILQPDCRHRQGLLVHGRAWLMQAAMGEEGRPGGAWFHHAKRGLLAPFAVGTVDQALMAAMNVKHGFVRAFGLAGKVVILDEVHSYDIYTGTILDALVTLLRELGCTVIILSATLAQARREQLIGTKVDRQDYPLISAIPRSAKILTEIPTVPPLPRRISLCLQQQDKVALDEALSRAELGQQVLWVENTVADAQTIYQTLAVHAAALGLECGLLHARFTHTHRQQNEDKWVGLFGKAGWPQRRLHGRILVGTQVLEQSLDIDADFLITRFAPTDMLLQRLGRLWRHDDTPRPFDTRPEAWLLTPVLPDAIANPQMAFGDSAAVYSPYVLCRSLQCWQSLTAITLPDDIRSLIEATYALKEETGDMARWLYELEHSTRRGTQRRLGRQDLQRLAQATLATTGNVESDVAVQTRYSEQDALDTLLLRGIRMIPGQPMTRLTLLDGSVVELPQRRHQLALADWRQLSICLQHELLSLRPNAAPPACDRQKLEALGLHHVFYLGDPEFEDALLRVALVDDLDGICTLDGQAFPGVRQYRYRDDLGYQRIT
- a CDS encoding winged helix-turn-helix transcriptional regulator, with protein sequence MKNTAVNPKALDRTDRKILRILQKEGRIPMTDLAERVGLSTTPCSERVKRLERDGVIMGYYARLNPISMGASLLVFVELRLSSKSDEIFEAFRREVLKLPEIMECHLVSGDFDYLIKARIADMSLYRKLLGDILLRLPGATESRSYVVMEEVKEGLELAIKD